One Roseimaritima multifibrata DNA window includes the following coding sequences:
- a CDS encoding MarR family winged helix-turn-helix transcriptional regulator: MSKSSSAKSKQRFDSLQQEAYLNLWQTYDRLKSLEDDAFKQAGLSAQQYNTLRLLRSVHPDSMPTLVLGGRLISRAPDMTRLLDRLEKRGLLARERRPENRRVVEVRITAEGIKLLDDIHDSVQECHQLQLGHMNKKALSQLVELLKQARQPHENAVNLSFVDE; encoded by the coding sequence ATGAGCAAATCGTCTTCGGCTAAATCCAAACAACGTTTTGATTCCTTGCAACAGGAAGCTTATCTGAATTTGTGGCAGACCTACGATCGTCTTAAATCGTTGGAAGATGATGCGTTCAAGCAGGCTGGCTTGTCGGCTCAGCAGTACAACACGTTGCGATTGTTGCGATCGGTTCATCCCGATTCGATGCCCACACTAGTGCTGGGCGGTCGGCTCATTTCTCGTGCCCCGGACATGACGCGTCTGCTTGATCGCTTAGAGAAACGAGGATTGCTTGCTCGGGAACGTCGGCCTGAAAATCGCCGTGTTGTCGAGGTTCGGATCACGGCGGAGGGGATAAAACTTCTCGATGACATCCATGATTCGGTACAGGAATGTCACCAACTGCAACTTGGTCACATGAACAAGAAGGCGTTAAGTCAGTTGGTCGAGCTTCTGAAACAAGCTCGTCAACCGCACGAAAACGCTGTCAATCTTTCTTTTGTCGATGAATGA
- a CDS encoding NAD(P)/FAD-dependent oxidoreductase: MPDQQSPDVIVIGGGPAGATVSTLIAQQGYRVTLLERENFPRYHIGESLIPETYWVLKRLGMLDKMKSSQFIKKFSVQFVSPTGKHSAPFYFHDNNPHECSQTWQIQRSEFDVMMLKNAADQGVAVHEGVRVLDVLFEGDRAIGVQIKDENGNPKEIRASVVVDASGQSSMLINKFKLKVPDPSLNKGALWTYFEGAYRDEGKDEGATIVLSLRDKKGWFWYIPMQNNLVSVGVVADFEYLFNGRTSHEATFYEEMENCPAVKERVSMAKQKAPVKATKDYTYRASQAAGDGWVLVGDAFGFLDPLYSSGVLLALKSGELAADAIVEGLQIGDTSRTQLGKWEAGYVKGMNRMRRLVCEYYDGFNFGQFIRKFPNHRGNVTDLLIGDLFKDELDQVFEDIDSMKTGPSEAV, from the coding sequence ATGCCAGATCAACAGTCTCCTGATGTTATCGTGATCGGTGGCGGCCCCGCCGGGGCCACCGTTTCGACGCTGATTGCCCAGCAAGGCTATCGAGTCACTCTATTAGAGCGAGAAAATTTCCCCCGCTATCACATCGGCGAATCGCTAATCCCCGAAACGTACTGGGTCCTGAAAAGGTTGGGGATGCTGGACAAGATGAAGTCGAGCCAATTCATCAAAAAGTTTAGCGTCCAGTTCGTAAGCCCCACGGGAAAACATTCGGCTCCCTTTTACTTCCACGATAACAACCCGCACGAATGCTCACAGACTTGGCAAATTCAACGGAGCGAATTCGATGTGATGATGTTGAAGAACGCCGCGGACCAAGGGGTCGCTGTTCACGAGGGAGTACGCGTTCTTGATGTCCTTTTCGAGGGCGATCGTGCGATCGGAGTGCAAATCAAAGACGAGAACGGTAATCCAAAAGAGATCCGCGCCAGTGTCGTCGTCGATGCGAGTGGGCAGAGTTCCATGCTGATCAACAAATTCAAGCTAAAGGTTCCTGACCCGAGCTTAAACAAGGGAGCTCTTTGGACCTATTTCGAAGGAGCCTATCGGGACGAAGGAAAGGATGAAGGTGCGACCATCGTCCTTAGCTTGCGAGATAAGAAAGGATGGTTCTGGTACATACCGATGCAGAACAACCTCGTAAGCGTCGGCGTGGTAGCCGATTTCGAGTATCTATTTAATGGACGGACGAGCCACGAAGCGACGTTTTACGAAGAGATGGAAAATTGTCCAGCCGTAAAAGAACGGGTTTCCATGGCCAAACAAAAGGCTCCGGTGAAGGCGACGAAGGATTACACCTATCGTGCGAGCCAAGCGGCTGGCGATGGCTGGGTGCTGGTTGGTGATGCATTCGGATTCCTTGACCCCCTTTATTCATCAGGTGTGTTGCTGGCACTTAAGTCAGGAGAACTTGCCGCGGATGCGATTGTCGAGGGTTTGCAAATCGGCGACACCTCCCGAACCCAGCTAGGCAAATGGGAAGCAGGGTACGTGAAAGGAATGAACCGAATGCGGCGATTGGTATGCGAATATTACGATGGATTCAATTTTGGTCAGTTCATACGAAAGTTCCCAAATCATAGAGGGAACGTAACGGACCTTCTTATCGGAGATCTTTTCAAAGACGAACTCGATCAAGTCTTCGAAGATATCGATTCGATGAAAACGGGCCCGTCCGAAGCGGTGTAG
- a CDS encoding purple acid phosphatase family protein: protein MLGGGTTDAAAPLKGTQPAQWRVVWTDDPATTATVSWSTAAAGKSHSVRFRVKGSEASPSAQLADSGRYTGGESELYYHHVHLTDLQPATAYEVQMVSDSDESPVFYFVTAPAVDREFSILHGGDSRSDHKARQRMNKLIADIVADSYENDDLADDILAFAHGGDYVVTGTKMDLWSSWLSDHELTTGPDGRLLPIIPARGNHDKGKPFNEIFGFPEGDLNYYGISIGPQVRFTTLNSETSTAGDQAEWLKAELKKSRASHRWLLTQYHRPVYPAVKSPGSGLKSWVPLFEKYNVDLVCEADGHNIKRTVPIRDGKLDETGVVYIGEGGLGVPQRTPKTDRWFLESPGMADQGHHVFVLKFTEEALEGTCLLEGRKIRDQFTRKVRQ, encoded by the coding sequence ATGCTGGGCGGCGGAACGACCGATGCCGCCGCGCCTCTGAAAGGGACGCAGCCTGCACAGTGGCGTGTGGTCTGGACCGATGATCCGGCTACCACGGCGACCGTTTCCTGGAGCACCGCAGCGGCCGGCAAATCGCACTCGGTTCGCTTTCGTGTCAAAGGGAGTGAAGCGAGCCCTTCCGCTCAACTAGCCGATTCGGGGCGATACACCGGTGGAGAATCCGAACTGTATTACCACCATGTTCACTTGACCGATTTGCAGCCAGCGACCGCGTACGAAGTTCAAATGGTCAGCGACTCGGACGAGTCCCCTGTGTTCTACTTTGTCACTGCCCCTGCGGTCGACCGAGAGTTCAGCATTTTGCACGGTGGTGATTCGCGTTCCGATCACAAAGCCCGCCAACGCATGAATAAATTGATCGCCGACATTGTGGCAGATTCGTACGAGAACGATGACCTAGCCGATGACATCCTGGCCTTCGCACACGGTGGCGATTATGTCGTCACCGGCACCAAAATGGATCTTTGGTCGTCTTGGTTGTCGGACCACGAACTGACGACTGGTCCAGATGGGCGACTGCTACCGATCATCCCCGCCCGTGGCAACCACGACAAAGGGAAACCGTTCAACGAGATCTTTGGATTCCCCGAAGGCGACCTAAATTACTACGGCATCAGCATCGGGCCCCAAGTTCGTTTTACCACTTTGAATTCCGAGACCAGTACGGCTGGCGACCAAGCAGAGTGGCTAAAGGCAGAACTTAAAAAATCGCGAGCGAGCCACCGTTGGCTGCTGACCCAGTACCATCGCCCGGTCTACCCGGCGGTCAAGTCACCGGGATCGGGCCTGAAGAGCTGGGTTCCGCTATTCGAAAAGTACAACGTCGACTTGGTCTGCGAAGCCGATGGACACAACATCAAGCGGACCGTCCCGATCCGAGACGGCAAGCTAGACGAAACCGGAGTCGTCTATATCGGTGAAGGAGGCCTAGGCGTTCCGCAGCGGACTCCGAAGACCGATCGTTGGTTCCTGGAATCCCCCGGAATGGCTGACCAAGGGCACCATGTATTTGTCCTGAAATTCACAGAAGAAGCGTTGGAAGGAACCTGTCTGCTTGAAGGAAGAAAAATCCGCGATCAATTCACCCGAAAAGTTCGGCAGTAG
- a CDS encoding CvfB family protein yields MIQLGRTYDLLVVKKTDFGFYLDAENLGEVLIPLKHAPVSLSVDDTVEVFLYLDSEDRPIATTQVPKAQVGDFAYLQVKDNTQVGAFLDWGLDKDVLVPFAEQHRPMIVGHSYIVYLYLDNQDRITATSKIHKIVLEDDEHNFHPQQPVDLMIANTTELGFKAIVDQSYWGLLYKDEVDQRLSFGQSIQGYVKYIREDGKIDLSLKSGSQIRENYGQRIQQFLRDHDGFAPVHDKSPPAQISELLGMSKGQFKNAIGTLYKQRLITIEKDGIRLV; encoded by the coding sequence ATGATTCAACTCGGCAGGACGTATGACCTACTAGTGGTCAAGAAGACGGATTTCGGATTCTATTTAGACGCCGAAAATCTAGGCGAAGTCTTGATTCCCTTGAAGCATGCTCCGGTCAGCTTAAGTGTCGATGATACTGTCGAGGTTTTTCTTTACCTGGACTCGGAAGATCGCCCGATCGCGACCACTCAGGTTCCCAAAGCGCAGGTTGGCGACTTCGCTTATTTGCAAGTCAAAGACAATACCCAGGTCGGAGCGTTCTTGGACTGGGGATTGGACAAAGATGTCTTGGTCCCGTTCGCCGAGCAGCATCGACCGATGATCGTGGGCCATTCCTACATCGTGTATCTGTATCTGGACAACCAAGATCGGATCACTGCGACCTCAAAGATCCACAAGATCGTGCTGGAAGATGATGAACACAATTTTCATCCGCAGCAGCCGGTCGATTTAATGATTGCGAACACCACCGAACTGGGCTTTAAAGCGATTGTGGATCAGAGCTACTGGGGGTTGCTATACAAGGATGAAGTCGATCAACGGCTTAGTTTTGGGCAGAGCATTCAAGGTTACGTCAAATACATCCGTGAGGACGGAAAGATCGACCTGAGTCTAAAAAGTGGTTCGCAAATCCGCGAGAACTACGGCCAGAGAATCCAGCAGTTCCTCCGCGATCATGACGGGTTTGCCCCCGTTCACGACAAATCCCCTCCCGCACAAATTTCCGAACTATTGGGAATGAGCAAAGGGCAGTTCAAAAATGCGATCGGCACTCTGTACAAACAGAGATTGATTACGATTGAAAAAGACGGAATCCGATTGGTTTGA
- a CDS encoding nucleotide exchange factor GrpE, giving the protein MIQNVPHNTTDCFQSRRPGKSAANRLSLLRPAPNLGEPRQQNHGAPQERDSRSTFGLMRDLLPVMDNLERAILAGRYSGDFDELISAVELVRDQFFATLTNHGLRKLSGSPSLFDSNQHRASGDEENHEQLHGSVVDVVEQGYRLRGDVLRPSKVIVSRNDSNQSGEDQ; this is encoded by the coding sequence ATGATTCAAAACGTTCCACACAACACAACGGACTGCTTTCAATCCAGACGTCCTGGGAAATCGGCCGCAAACAGGTTGTCCTTACTTCGTCCCGCTCCGAACCTTGGCGAACCGCGACAACAGAATCACGGTGCCCCCCAAGAACGAGATAGCCGTTCCACATTCGGGCTAATGCGCGACCTTTTGCCGGTCATGGACAATCTGGAACGTGCGATCCTAGCAGGTCGCTACAGCGGAGATTTTGACGAATTGATCTCAGCAGTCGAATTGGTTCGAGACCAATTTTTCGCGACGCTCACGAACCACGGGTTGCGAAAATTATCTGGCTCGCCAAGCCTCTTTGACTCGAATCAGCACCGTGCATCCGGCGACGAGGAAAACCATGAACAGCTTCACGGATCGGTCGTAGACGTGGTCGAACAGGGCTATCGCCTACGCGGTGACGTTCTCCGCCCATCCAAGGTAATTGTATCTCGTAACGACTCCAATCAATCGGGAGAAGACCAATGA
- a CDS encoding Hsp20/alpha crystallin family protein codes for MLATRWEPWNELTRLNREMDRMFGRGGNRRSSLAGVGSFPALNMWEDEANLYAEAELPGFAIDDLEIYVVDNQLTIKGERRPPELEGGVWQRQERGYGNFSRVIELPIEIRAEGVSAELKNGVLHVTLPKTEAVKPRRIEVKVT; via the coding sequence ATGTTAGCAACACGATGGGAACCTTGGAACGAATTGACTCGACTGAACCGCGAAATGGACCGCATGTTTGGCCGAGGCGGCAATCGGCGAAGCAGCCTGGCTGGCGTCGGCAGTTTTCCTGCTTTGAACATGTGGGAAGATGAGGCCAACCTATATGCCGAAGCGGAGTTGCCTGGTTTCGCGATCGATGACCTTGAAATCTATGTCGTCGATAACCAACTGACAATCAAAGGCGAACGTCGACCACCGGAACTTGAGGGAGGTGTGTGGCAGCGGCAAGAACGTGGTTATGGCAACTTCAGCCGAGTGATCGAACTGCCGATTGAGATCCGCGCAGAAGGCGTGTCCGCCGAATTGAAGAACGGCGTTCTACACGTCACTCTCCCCAAGACCGAAGCGGTTAAACCACGTCGCATCGAAGTGAAGGTCACGTGA
- a CDS encoding Hsp20/alpha crystallin family protein yields the protein MSTTMTTTKRNDSQYKNDLRSHAGNGKSFHPTFQPRFDIWEGDDELILYGDLPGVKSEDLNVQFENRQLTIHGKVERHQDGGETWFCEYGVGDFQRSFTIGEAINSEAISAELHDGVLTLHLPQTDRVKPRRIEVKAK from the coding sequence ATGAGCACTACAATGACCACGACCAAACGCAATGATTCCCAGTACAAGAACGATCTGCGGAGTCACGCGGGCAACGGAAAATCCTTTCACCCTACTTTCCAACCTCGATTCGATATCTGGGAAGGTGATGATGAATTAATCCTTTACGGAGACCTTCCTGGGGTGAAGAGCGAGGATCTGAATGTCCAATTCGAAAATCGACAACTAACCATTCATGGTAAAGTAGAACGCCACCAGGATGGCGGAGAGACTTGGTTCTGCGAGTATGGCGTAGGGGATTTCCAAAGATCTTTTACGATCGGTGAAGCGATCAACAGCGAAGCCATATCGGCCGAGTTGCATGATGGTGTCCTCACCCTCCATCTACCCCAAACGGATCGGGTGAAGCCTCGTCGCATCGAAGTGAAAGCGAAGTAG
- a CDS encoding Gfo/Idh/MocA family protein, producing MTTLTVAMHGVTGRMGTNQHYIRSILAIMRQGGVKTSDGRTIDVKPILLGRDEAKLKHLAETVAMEEIGRKVDWSTDVDNAISAPNVDIVFDSSSTQMRASMVRKAAKLGKAIYCEKPIAIDPAEAMSLAETCESAGICNGVVQDKLWLPGVRKLRALRDQGFFGDILSVRGEFGYWVFTGHDPDQPPQRPSWNYRSEDGGGMMTDMFCHWEYLIDDLFGPIDRVLAHAAIDLPERIDECGKPYDCTADDSAYAIFITKSGITCQFNSSWTTRVRRDDLLTIQVDGTKGSAVAGLRECYVQDMDSTPRPTWNPDVPQPIDFYSGWTQIPDETDYDNAFKIQWELFLRHVAGDGEFPWSLRNGAAGVALANAGETSSCEQRWVSCSNTC from the coding sequence ATGACCACACTCACAGTCGCGATGCACGGCGTTACCGGGCGGATGGGCACCAACCAACACTACATCCGCTCCATCCTTGCGATCATGCGTCAGGGAGGCGTGAAGACGTCCGACGGGCGAACCATCGACGTCAAACCGATCCTACTAGGACGTGATGAAGCCAAGCTGAAACATTTGGCCGAAACCGTCGCGATGGAGGAAATCGGGCGGAAGGTTGATTGGTCGACGGATGTCGACAACGCCATTTCGGCCCCGAACGTTGACATTGTATTTGATTCTTCCAGCACGCAGATGCGGGCGTCGATGGTGCGGAAAGCGGCAAAACTGGGGAAAGCCATCTACTGCGAGAAACCGATTGCGATCGATCCCGCCGAAGCGATGTCGCTGGCAGAAACATGTGAATCGGCTGGTATCTGCAATGGCGTCGTGCAGGACAAACTGTGGCTGCCTGGAGTTCGCAAATTGCGGGCGCTGCGCGATCAGGGATTCTTTGGAGACATCCTCAGCGTACGGGGCGAATTTGGATACTGGGTATTCACCGGCCATGATCCAGATCAACCACCACAGCGTCCCTCATGGAACTACCGCAGTGAAGATGGCGGCGGAATGATGACCGACATGTTCTGTCACTGGGAGTACCTGATCGATGACCTGTTCGGTCCAATCGATCGAGTCCTTGCGCATGCGGCGATTGATCTGCCAGAGCGAATTGATGAATGCGGCAAACCGTACGACTGCACGGCGGATGATTCCGCATATGCAATCTTTATCACAAAAAGCGGAATCACCTGCCAATTCAATAGTTCATGGACCACGCGGGTACGTCGCGATGATTTGCTGACCATCCAAGTGGATGGCACCAAGGGTTCCGCCGTCGCAGGGCTTCGTGAATGTTACGTGCAAGACATGGATTCGACCCCACGGCCGACATGGAACCCCGATGTTCCTCAACCAATCGATTTCTATAGCGGATGGACGCAAATTCCCGACGAAACCGATTATGACAATGCGTTCAAAATCCAGTGGGAGCTATTTCTGCGGCATGTGGCAGGCGACGGTGAATTCCCATGGTCTCTTCGCAACGGCGCAGCTGGGGTCGCGCTGGCGAACGCCGGGGAGACATCGTCGTGCGAACAACGCTGGGTATCCTGCTCAAACACCTGCTGA
- a CDS encoding sensor histidine kinase → MSLPNEDATVTHRSLTAYYGVALAIVASMLLLAFLTLAWQLGKNQGDASLINISGRQRMLSQRIPLLASSLVNAGPDQNTGEIRDDLLDAVDLMQESQDWLTGAVNGQASPGRPMSSSLQKLYFGDDGVESLVRAHIADASRLATITELNHTTPEAKSLANTIRQRAISPGLLEKLDRIVEQYESEAELKLQRFWWLEFSFLLIGLCALAAEVKFIFRPMVQSVIKNVSELQSANRELLEFAYRISHDLRAPILSSIGIVAITKDALNENDVEEAKESLNHIGRALNRVSKTSEDIVQLTKLRMAEVNAETFRLSQVIEESLAAVSHMSGYANVAIQIDRLHGDLIHTKRTFVNHSIENLLSNAIKYQDSNKDRPSIKIEATVENETCIVSVTDNGLGIAAEYQPRIFSMFQRFHPKVSFGSGLGLYLVKQNASALEGEVIYSPCEKGSRFTLSFPVQEGTIAN, encoded by the coding sequence ATGTCGTTGCCGAATGAGGATGCGACCGTCACTCATCGCAGCTTGACTGCATACTATGGCGTGGCCTTGGCAATCGTTGCCAGCATGTTGTTGCTCGCGTTTCTCACGCTCGCTTGGCAGCTTGGGAAAAACCAGGGGGACGCAAGCCTGATCAACATCAGTGGCAGGCAACGAATGCTGTCGCAGCGAATACCGTTGCTGGCGTCCAGTCTGGTGAATGCTGGCCCGGACCAAAACACCGGAGAAATTCGAGATGACCTGCTAGATGCGGTTGACCTGATGCAGGAAAGCCAGGATTGGTTGACTGGCGCCGTCAATGGGCAGGCAAGTCCCGGCCGCCCCATGAGTTCTTCGCTGCAAAAGCTTTATTTTGGTGACGATGGCGTCGAATCCCTCGTTCGCGCTCACATCGCCGATGCCAGCCGTTTGGCCACCATCACGGAATTAAATCATACGACCCCGGAAGCGAAATCACTCGCAAACACCATCCGTCAGCGGGCAATTTCACCTGGATTGCTCGAAAAACTCGATCGCATCGTTGAACAGTACGAATCGGAAGCCGAACTGAAACTCCAACGATTTTGGTGGCTTGAATTTTCCTTTTTACTAATTGGGCTATGCGCTTTGGCAGCTGAAGTGAAATTCATTTTTCGCCCCATGGTCCAGTCTGTCATTAAAAACGTCTCCGAGTTGCAATCCGCGAACCGTGAGTTGTTGGAATTTGCCTACCGCATCTCGCATGATTTAAGAGCCCCCATTCTTTCATCGATCGGCATTGTCGCGATCACTAAGGATGCGTTAAACGAAAATGATGTCGAAGAAGCCAAAGAGTCATTGAATCATATTGGGCGTGCACTCAATCGCGTTTCCAAAACATCCGAAGACATCGTCCAGTTAACCAAACTGCGCATGGCGGAGGTCAACGCAGAGACGTTTCGGTTGTCGCAAGTGATCGAAGAATCCTTGGCAGCAGTCTCTCACATGTCAGGGTATGCCAACGTCGCGATCCAAATCGATCGACTACATGGGGATCTCATTCACACGAAGCGGACGTTTGTCAATCATTCGATCGAAAACCTACTTTCCAACGCAATCAAGTATCAGGACTCCAACAAGGACCGTCCCAGCATTAAAATCGAAGCCACCGTAGAGAATGAAACGTGCATTGTTTCCGTCACGGACAATGGTCTGGGAATAGCGGCGGAATATCAACCAAGAATATTTTCAATGTTCCAACGCTTTCACCCTAAGGTATCCTTTGGCAGTGGCCTGGGCCTTTATTTGGTCAAGCAAAATGCGTCTGCACTCGAGGGGGAAGTGATTTACAGTCCCTGTGAGAAAGGTTCGCGTTTTACGCTTTCGTTTCCGGTGCAAGAAGGGACCATCGCAAATTGA
- a CDS encoding response regulator produces the protein MNTILLIDDDELDQYLCSRVFKRSGLSLNLLTASDGVEALELLSDTERCPDLILLDINMPRMNGLEFLTEFSKFEHRDLPVIVMLTSSDQRSDREAAMKHPAVKDYFLKPLCKEMIEKLVSLVQAAKADVEAKEQE, from the coding sequence TTGAATACGATATTGTTGATCGACGATGACGAACTCGATCAATACCTCTGCTCACGCGTGTTCAAACGGAGCGGGCTTTCGTTAAACCTGTTGACCGCCAGCGATGGCGTCGAAGCATTGGAGCTGCTAAGTGATACGGAACGGTGTCCGGATCTGATCCTTTTAGACATCAACATGCCGCGAATGAATGGTCTTGAATTCCTTACGGAATTCAGCAAATTTGAACATCGCGACCTCCCCGTGATCGTCATGCTGACCAGTTCCGATCAGAGGAGTGACCGTGAGGCGGCGATGAAACATCCAGCCGTCAAGGACTACTTCTTGAAACCACTTTGCAAAGAGATGATTGAAAAGCTCGTTTCACTCGTCCAAGCGGCGAAGGCGGACGTTGAAGCGAAGGAACAGGAATAA
- a CDS encoding MarR family winged helix-turn-helix transcriptional regulator, producing the protein MTIEESIPMRLRRAYLMMHRVAQAHFASFDVTADQFVLLSLLSEKDGITQSELADRMASDGNTVTAMLKLLEQREYIRRVRCKIDGRARRVHLTAAGRRLSKTLSRSSEELRLSIENAITPAERLKFFASLDSIVDVVTPDENPE; encoded by the coding sequence ATGACCATTGAAGAATCGATTCCGATGCGGTTGCGACGCGCTTACTTGATGATGCATCGGGTGGCTCAAGCCCATTTCGCTTCGTTTGACGTAACGGCTGATCAGTTTGTATTGCTGTCGCTGTTATCTGAGAAAGATGGAATCACGCAGTCGGAACTTGCGGACCGTATGGCGTCCGACGGCAACACGGTGACGGCGATGCTCAAGTTATTGGAACAGCGTGAGTACATTCGTCGCGTGCGTTGCAAGATCGACGGTCGTGCGCGGCGGGTCCATTTAACCGCTGCAGGCAGACGGCTCTCAAAGACGCTTAGCCGCAGTTCCGAAGAGTTGAGGTTGTCGATTGAAAACGCGATCACACCTGCCGAACGATTGAAGTTTTTTGCGTCTCTCGATTCGATTGTGGACGTTGTCACTCCCGACGAGAACCCTGAATGA
- a CDS encoding OsmC family protein: MTSNPSTPPIVRKLEESSDPAEHGVSLQAVQKREVVLRVEAESLENMRKRATVRVDQPKGSTFEIICDEGPYLGGDDSAPPPLAYYSASIAFCLLTQLSRYATVKKLNITSMKLAQETRFAMEGSVLQGTLEGRGIEVVTHLDIESDEPEEVLRQMIEVGKNSCFVHQSIMKPVPSTIETKINGQKLSAS, from the coding sequence ATGACATCGAACCCGTCTACCCCGCCCATCGTTCGCAAATTGGAAGAATCCTCGGACCCAGCAGAGCATGGGGTAAGCCTGCAAGCGGTCCAGAAGCGGGAAGTGGTACTGCGTGTGGAGGCGGAATCGCTGGAGAACATGCGTAAGCGGGCGACCGTTCGGGTCGACCAACCGAAAGGGAGCACATTTGAGATCATCTGTGATGAAGGGCCCTACCTGGGCGGAGACGATTCCGCTCCGCCGCCACTCGCGTACTATAGTGCCAGCATCGCGTTCTGCCTGTTGACTCAGCTGTCACGTTACGCCACGGTGAAAAAGTTGAATATCACCAGCATGAAGCTAGCCCAGGAAACGCGATTCGCAATGGAAGGTTCGGTCCTCCAAGGAACGCTAGAGGGCCGTGGTATCGAGGTCGTGACACACCTAGACATTGAATCGGACGAACCAGAAGAAGTGCTTCGGCAGATGATCGAAGTCGGCAAGAACAGCTGCTTCGTCCACCAATCGATAATGAAACCGGTACCATCAACGATCGAAACCAAG